The following are encoded in a window of Aerococcus sanguinicola genomic DNA:
- a CDS encoding RluA family pseudouridine synthase produces the protein MLSIHDKWTVDQDQGRLDRYLAEIYPQHSRSEIKTWIQQDEVKVNQGVVKASYKLEAGDVISVDLDQEDQVLHIEAEAIDLDIIYEDDAFSVVNKAQGQVVHPSPGHEGGTLVNALVYHCDHLSDCGESFRPGIVHRIDKDTSGLLVVAKTNQAHQALTRQIQDKTLKREYLALVYGQIFEQSGTIDAGIRRHPVHRTRFEVSEEGRPARTHFRLLHQYSRYSLLALVLETGRTHQIRVHLDFIGHPVVDDPLYAKDHQQDFFDDKGQLLHARRLTLKHPVTGEEMCFEADLPDHFQKILGAI, from the coding sequence ATGCTAAGCATTCATGATAAGTGGACGGTGGACCAAGACCAGGGGCGCTTGGACCGCTACCTGGCTGAAATTTACCCCCAACATAGCCGCAGTGAAATTAAGACTTGGATTCAACAGGATGAAGTCAAGGTGAACCAAGGAGTCGTTAAGGCTTCCTATAAGCTTGAAGCTGGGGATGTCATTAGTGTAGACCTGGACCAGGAAGACCAGGTACTCCATATAGAAGCGGAAGCCATCGATTTGGATATTATTTATGAAGATGATGCCTTCTCGGTGGTCAATAAGGCCCAGGGACAGGTTGTCCATCCTTCACCTGGCCATGAAGGAGGCACCTTGGTCAACGCCTTGGTCTACCATTGCGACCACTTATCGGACTGCGGGGAAAGTTTCCGCCCCGGGATTGTCCACCGTATTGATAAGGACACGAGCGGGCTCTTAGTGGTCGCTAAGACCAACCAGGCCCACCAAGCACTGACCCGGCAAATTCAAGATAAGACACTGAAGCGGGAGTACCTGGCCCTCGTTTACGGGCAAATCTTTGAACAATCTGGAACAATTGACGCTGGGATCCGCCGCCATCCCGTCCACCGCACCCGCTTTGAAGTTTCAGAAGAGGGACGGCCGGCCCGGACCCATTTTCGGCTTTTACACCAGTATAGTAGATATAGTCTCCTGGCCTTGGTTTTGGAAACGGGACGCACCCATCAAATCCGCGTTCATTTAGACTTTATTGGTCATCCCGTCGTAGACGACCCCTTATATGCCAAGGACCACCAGCAAGACTTTTTCGATGATAAAGGCCAGCTCCTCCACGCCCGCCGCTTGACCCTCAAGCACCCTGTGACGGGGGAAGAAATGTGCTTTGAAGCCGATTTGCCCGACCACTTCCAAAAGATTTTAGGAGCTATTTAA
- a CDS encoding YneF family protein, whose product MTTGIWILIVILALVAGIAIGIYIARRTMDSYFEKNSPISEDMIRQMMASMGQKPSEKRVRQIMNSMKTSHKK is encoded by the coding sequence ATGACAACAGGAATTTGGATTTTAATTGTAATTTTAGCCTTAGTTGCTGGGATTGCTATCGGTATTTATATTGCACGTCGTACGATGGACAGCTATTTTGAGAAGAATTCACCTATCTCAGAAGATATGATCCGTCAAATGATGGCATCCATGGGACAAAAGCCTTCTGAAAAACGTGTACGCCAAATTATGAACTCAATGAAAACAAGCCATAAAAAATAA
- a CDS encoding lysophospholipid acyltransferase family protein has product MYRFFVILIRWLLRVVNGKPHYEFHPDYSADETYVVVSPHRSLLDPPVIAAALYPDTVFFLAKKELFDIPVFGWLIRKAGMIPIDRSKPGRAAMKECLKELKAGHNIGIFPTGSRYSAKIKPGASMLAGMSKKRLLPVVYQGPLEVKGLFSRKAEHRVKVRVGAPIDLPDKKRLKDEDLEALDKAIALAFEATDAALDPTYHYDIEAAKAKHKQKNK; this is encoded by the coding sequence ATGTACCGTTTTTTTGTGATTTTGATTCGTTGGCTGTTGCGTGTAGTGAATGGTAAGCCGCACTATGAATTCCATCCCGACTATTCGGCCGATGAAACCTATGTTGTGGTGAGCCCACACCGTTCTTTACTGGATCCACCGGTGATTGCAGCGGCCCTGTATCCGGATACGGTTTTCTTTTTAGCGAAAAAGGAACTCTTCGATATTCCGGTTTTTGGTTGGTTGATCCGCAAGGCGGGCATGATTCCGATCGACCGGTCCAAGCCAGGTCGGGCTGCGATGAAAGAATGCTTAAAAGAATTGAAGGCAGGCCATAATATTGGGATCTTTCCCACCGGCTCCCGTTATTCTGCAAAAATCAAGCCCGGGGCCTCCATGCTGGCTGGCATGAGTAAGAAACGACTCTTGCCGGTCGTTTACCAGGGGCCTCTAGAGGTCAAGGGGCTCTTTAGCCGGAAAGCAGAACATCGGGTGAAGGTTCGGGTCGGCGCCCCTATCGACTTGCCCGATAAGAAACGTTTAAAGGATGAAGATCTAGAGGCCTTGGATAAGGCCATTGCGCTTGCCTTTGAAGCCACAGACGCCGCCCTTGATCCGACCTATCACTATGACATCGAGGCGGCCAAGGCCAAGCATAAGCAGAAGAATAAATAA
- a CDS encoding DEAD/DEAH box helicase, whose translation MKWSIPTKTIAEGRKLSDEGRVTKVYPVEAENVWRAEVIDDQKYYVILDGSGKEEDICQCDEWFKKHFCVHTVAVELFLQDHSVVRAMKFSQRPLFYYPADLYDESETCEQVYQEFYQHFIEEETADYFGPLLVEIELYDEQNIPFSQDNDSLFYLRLRLGIDTSYYVNDLEAFFQALLSGGSFNLQNHNNDQVCLRQECFDPDMYAFLNSLAEDFLRHKHWENTIAHVPSTKKNQQRLYLNEEELIALLKTDLIKHVFIADQELENFSLIENDRPILYNIAYDGEIYRLSQVQEAKWYRYYGLIFNGNDFYHIEADDKYFDAMSIIQDNFVLNRFKLDFKPEEMKNFFSLFGRLLLEHSLVKNVTVLDFAPLLDLDCQLEIGASQGRLELALTFHYGDYMLSDDPIETDLPEDRILLRQLADELDAEAFLRAYGFTKENYYYCKDYGSIDQMMRDLQRFEQYLPEDWKISYTKNLESWQSNDIEVEVVTEQNKQHRFLTIDFETDDINEHEIDRIIERLQANERFMQLEDGRIINVNQVFTEDQNRMLKQLKQQNKQWKNGDPIPIYQSLLFADLLNSQADFEAFYEDIMHPDQEDYRPNPRLKTELSDYQQYAVQWFKVLAKYQLGGLLADEMGLGKTVQTIAFLLDYLEEHPSGQVLIVAPASVLYNWYHELDRFAPSLEAVVIDGSAEEREQMREEGHGKIWISSYSSYRNDQVAYQDYFFDVLILDEAQALKNNRTVLYQSFMQQKSGLRIALSGTPLENNLQEFWSLMQIILPGLLPGRRDYQQLSVDQIRKRVQPFVLRRTKADVSLELPEKRSSDRYAGMTPEQKNIYLAYLKDIQEQLAEGNFDSGRTRMEMLAAITRLRQICCHPRLIDPDSEAGSGKFDYYRNLLDRVLQDDKRVLVFSQFTSMLDILEEDLKAEGVTYFRIDGQTKKGDRQSQVDAFNQGEGSVFLISLRAGGVGINLTGADTVFLYDLWWNPSIEEQAIGRAHRIGQKKNVQVYRMITEGTIEQRIAELQEEKRNLFEQLFDEEAKDSDRLSMEDLKYILDYEEK comes from the coding sequence ATGAAGTGGAGTATTCCGACAAAAACCATAGCAGAAGGACGTAAACTCTCAGATGAGGGACGGGTGACTAAGGTCTATCCGGTAGAAGCAGAGAATGTTTGGCGCGCAGAAGTGATTGATGACCAGAAATATTATGTCATCCTCGATGGTTCGGGTAAAGAAGAAGACATTTGCCAGTGTGATGAATGGTTCAAGAAGCATTTTTGTGTCCACACTGTAGCCGTTGAGCTCTTCTTGCAAGACCATTCAGTAGTCCGGGCCATGAAATTTAGCCAGCGTCCCTTGTTCTACTATCCAGCAGACCTTTACGACGAGAGCGAGACTTGTGAGCAAGTCTATCAGGAATTTTACCAACATTTTATTGAAGAAGAGACGGCTGATTATTTTGGCCCTCTATTGGTTGAAATCGAACTTTATGATGAACAAAACATACCCTTTAGCCAGGATAATGATAGCCTCTTTTACTTGCGACTGCGGCTAGGGATTGATACGAGCTATTATGTGAACGACCTGGAGGCTTTCTTCCAAGCCTTGCTCAGTGGGGGAAGCTTCAATTTGCAGAACCATAATAATGACCAGGTCTGCTTGCGCCAGGAATGCTTTGATCCAGATATGTACGCCTTCTTGAATAGTCTAGCTGAGGATTTTTTACGGCATAAGCACTGGGAGAATACGATCGCCCATGTTCCTTCAACTAAGAAGAACCAGCAGCGGCTCTATCTCAATGAGGAGGAGTTAATTGCCTTACTCAAGACTGATCTGATTAAACATGTCTTTATTGCTGACCAGGAGCTTGAGAATTTTAGCTTGATCGAAAATGACCGGCCCATCCTCTATAATATTGCCTATGATGGCGAAATTTATCGCTTAAGCCAGGTTCAAGAGGCTAAGTGGTATCGGTATTACGGTTTAATTTTTAACGGGAATGATTTTTACCATATTGAAGCGGATGATAAGTATTTCGATGCCATGTCGATCATCCAGGATAACTTTGTCTTAAATCGTTTTAAATTAGACTTTAAGCCGGAAGAAATGAAGAATTTCTTTTCCCTCTTTGGTCGCCTATTGCTGGAACACAGTCTGGTAAAGAATGTCACTGTGCTGGACTTCGCTCCTCTTCTAGATCTAGACTGCCAGCTTGAGATTGGGGCCAGCCAGGGACGGCTAGAACTGGCCCTGACCTTCCACTATGGCGACTACATGCTCTCCGATGATCCGATTGAAACGGACCTACCTGAAGATAGGATCCTTTTACGCCAGCTAGCGGATGAATTAGACGCTGAAGCCTTCCTACGCGCTTATGGTTTTACAAAGGAAAATTATTATTACTGTAAAGACTACGGGTCGATCGACCAGATGATGAGGGACTTGCAGCGTTTTGAACAATATCTGCCCGAAGATTGGAAGATTAGCTATACCAAGAACTTAGAGAGCTGGCAGTCCAATGATATTGAGGTTGAAGTGGTAACTGAGCAGAATAAGCAACACCGCTTCCTGACCATTGATTTTGAAACGGATGATATCAATGAGCATGAGATTGACCGGATTATTGAACGACTCCAAGCCAATGAACGCTTCATGCAATTAGAGGATGGCCGGATTATTAATGTGAACCAGGTCTTTACGGAAGACCAGAACCGCATGCTCAAACAATTGAAGCAGCAGAATAAGCAGTGGAAGAATGGGGACCCGATCCCGATCTACCAGAGCTTGCTCTTTGCGGACCTCTTGAACAGTCAGGCGGATTTTGAAGCCTTCTATGAGGATATCATGCACCCAGACCAGGAGGACTACCGACCTAATCCACGACTGAAGACCGAGCTTTCCGATTACCAACAATATGCGGTTCAGTGGTTCAAGGTTTTAGCCAAGTATCAATTAGGTGGTCTGCTTGCTGATGAAATGGGCTTAGGCAAGACCGTTCAAACCATCGCTTTCTTATTGGATTACTTGGAAGAACATCCTTCGGGCCAGGTCCTCATTGTTGCGCCAGCTTCGGTACTCTATAACTGGTACCATGAACTTGACCGCTTTGCCCCAAGCTTGGAAGCTGTAGTGATCGATGGTTCTGCTGAGGAAAGGGAACAAATGCGCGAGGAAGGGCATGGGAAGATTTGGATCTCATCTTATTCTTCCTACCGCAATGACCAAGTAGCCTACCAGGACTACTTCTTCGATGTTTTAATCCTGGATGAAGCCCAAGCCCTGAAGAACAATCGAACCGTTCTTTACCAATCCTTTATGCAGCAAAAGTCTGGCTTACGGATTGCCTTGTCGGGGACACCGCTTGAAAATAACTTGCAAGAATTCTGGTCCCTCATGCAAATTATTTTGCCCGGCCTCCTGCCTGGTCGTCGCGATTACCAGCAATTATCGGTTGACCAGATCCGTAAGCGGGTCCAACCCTTCGTTCTCAGACGGACCAAGGCGGATGTTTCCCTAGAATTACCAGAAAAACGGAGTTCCGACCGCTATGCTGGGATGACACCCGAACAGAAAAATATTTACCTGGCTTATCTTAAGGACATCCAAGAACAGTTGGCGGAAGGAAATTTCGACAGTGGGCGGACACGGATGGAAATGTTGGCGGCGATTACACGCTTGCGGCAAATTTGTTGCCATCCCCGCTTAATCGACCCTGATTCTGAAGCAGGGTCCGGGAAGTTTGACTACTACCGCAACTTATTAGATCGGGTCCTCCAAGATGACAAGCGCGTTTTAGTCTTCTCCCAATTCACCTCCATGCTGGATATTTTGGAAGAAGATTTAAAGGCTGAAGGAGTGACCTATTTCCGCATTGACGGTCAAACCAAGAAGGGGGACCGGCAAAGTCAAGTTGACGCCTTCAACCAGGGTGAGGGCTCAGTCTTCCTCATTTCCTTACGGGCAGGGGGCGTTGGGATTAACCTGACGGGTGCGGATACGGTCTTCCTCTATGACCTCTGGTGGAACCCCTCGATTGAGGAACAAGCCATTGGTCGGGCCCACCGGATTGGTCAGAAGAAGAATGTTCAAGTCTACCGGATGATCACTGAGGGAACGATTGAACAGCGGATTGCTGAACTTCAAGAAGAAAAACGCAATCTCTTTGAACAGCTCTTCGATGAAGAAGCCAAAGATTCCGACCGCCTTTCTATGGAAGACTTGAAGTATATTTTAGACTATGAAGAGAAATAG
- the rpsB gene encoding 30S ribosomal protein S2 — protein sequence MAVVSMKQLLEAGVHFGHQTRRWNPKMDRYIFTERNGIYIIDLQQTVKLIDEAYNYVRDLAANDGVVLFVGTKKQAQQSIEDEAIRCGQYYVNHRWLGGTLTNWETIQKRVRRMKDIDRMEEDGTFDVLPKKEVLELEKEREKLQNNLGGIADMPRIPDVMFVVDPRKEHIAIKEAHKLNIPVIAMVDTNCDPDEVDYVIPSNDDAIRAVKLISQTIAEAVIEGRQGLDEEEAAEEAAVSNEDLEAVAAKMQGEEEADQD from the coding sequence ATGGCAGTTGTAAGTATGAAACAATTATTAGAAGCAGGGGTTCACTTCGGACACCAAACACGTCGCTGGAACCCAAAAATGGACCGTTACATCTTTACAGAACGTAATGGTATCTACATCATCGATTTACAACAAACAGTAAAATTAATCGATGAAGCCTACAACTATGTACGCGATCTTGCAGCAAATGATGGGGTAGTTCTCTTCGTAGGGACTAAGAAACAAGCCCAACAATCAATTGAAGATGAAGCAATTCGTTGCGGTCAATACTATGTTAACCATCGTTGGTTAGGTGGGACTTTGACTAACTGGGAAACCATCCAAAAACGTGTACGCCGCATGAAAGATATTGACCGTATGGAAGAAGACGGCACTTTCGATGTGTTACCTAAGAAAGAAGTTCTTGAACTCGAAAAAGAACGTGAAAAATTACAAAATAACTTGGGCGGTATCGCTGACATGCCACGTATTCCAGACGTGATGTTTGTGGTAGACCCTCGTAAAGAACACATTGCAATCAAGGAAGCACACAAGTTAAATATTCCTGTGATCGCTATGGTTGATACCAACTGCGACCCAGATGAAGTAGACTATGTGATTCCTTCAAATGATGACGCTATCCGTGCGGTTAAATTAATTAGCCAAACGATTGCGGAAGCTGTTATTGAAGGACGTCAAGGCCTTGACGAAGAAGAAGCCGCTGAAGAAGCAGCTGTATCAAACGAAGACCTTGAAGCTGTTGCAGCTAAGATGCAAGGTGAAGAAGAAGCTGACCAAGACTAA
- the tsf gene encoding translation elongation factor Ts has product MAITAKQVKELRDRTGVGMMDAKKALQEVDGDMDKAIDYLRETGQAKAAKKAGRIAAEGLAKVLVKGNDAVIVELNAETDFVAKNEKFQNMLNAIAEALLEAKPSSLEDAMTSVQVDGTQLDEYMSQMISVIGENLNLRRFTIFSKTDGQHFGQYSHLGGKIAVLVTVDGGDEEVASNVAMHIGGINPQYIDENSVPEEVVEHEREVLTEQSLNEGKPEKIVHKMVEGRLRKFFSEICLVDQDYLLDGDQTVGQYLSSKGASVVDFRRYEVGEGIEKQEEDFAAEVQSQMGK; this is encoded by the coding sequence ATGGCAATTACTGCAAAACAAGTTAAAGAATTACGTGATCGAACAGGCGTTGGGATGATGGACGCTAAGAAGGCCCTCCAAGAAGTAGATGGCGATATGGATAAGGCTATCGACTACTTGCGTGAAACAGGCCAAGCTAAAGCTGCGAAAAAGGCAGGCCGTATTGCTGCTGAAGGTTTAGCTAAAGTTCTGGTTAAGGGCAATGACGCAGTGATCGTTGAATTAAACGCTGAAACTGACTTCGTTGCTAAGAACGAAAAATTCCAAAACATGTTGAATGCAATTGCTGAAGCCCTATTAGAAGCAAAACCTAGCTCATTAGAAGATGCAATGACTAGCGTACAAGTTGACGGCACCCAACTTGATGAATACATGAGCCAAATGATTTCCGTTATTGGTGAAAACTTAAACCTACGTCGTTTCACTATTTTCTCTAAAACAGATGGTCAACATTTCGGTCAATACTCTCACTTAGGGGGTAAGATTGCTGTTTTAGTTACTGTTGACGGTGGCGATGAAGAAGTTGCAAGCAATGTTGCGATGCACATCGGCGGGATCAACCCACAATACATCGATGAAAATTCTGTCCCTGAAGAAGTGGTTGAACACGAACGTGAAGTTCTTACTGAACAATCACTTAACGAAGGCAAACCAGAAAAAATTGTTCACAAGATGGTTGAAGGACGTCTCCGTAAATTCTTCTCAGAAATCTGCTTAGTGGACCAAGACTACCTATTAGATGGTGACCAAACAGTGGGTCAATACCTCAGCTCTAAGGGTGCTTCAGTTGTTGACTTCCGTCGCTATGAAGTTGGCGAAGGCATTGAAAAACAAGAAGAAGACTTTGCTGCTGAAGTTCAAAGTCAAATGGGTAAATAA
- the pyrH gene encoding UMP kinase, whose amino-acid sequence MAEPMYKRVVLKLSGEALAGDDGFGINPAVMKKIASEIKSVHELGVEIAIVVGGGNIWRGVTGEQMGMDRAQADHMGMLATIMNALGLQDCLQNVGVPSRVQTSIEMREVAEPYIRLRAIRHLEKGRVVIFAGGTGNPFFSTDTASALRAAEIEADVILMAKNGVDGVYSADPQVDTDAIKYTDLTYLDVINKNLRVMDSTASTLSMDNDIPLVVFNLNEPGNIRRVVMGEPIGTTVKG is encoded by the coding sequence ATGGCAGAACCAATGTACAAGCGCGTGGTATTAAAGTTAAGTGGTGAAGCTTTGGCGGGAGACGATGGCTTTGGCATCAATCCTGCCGTGATGAAAAAAATTGCTAGTGAAATTAAAAGCGTCCATGAGCTAGGGGTTGAAATCGCTATCGTTGTCGGCGGTGGCAATATCTGGCGTGGAGTAACCGGTGAACAAATGGGTATGGACCGGGCCCAAGCCGACCATATGGGAATGCTGGCAACGATTATGAATGCTCTAGGACTCCAAGACTGTTTACAGAATGTGGGCGTTCCTTCCCGGGTTCAAACTTCTATTGAAATGCGGGAAGTTGCTGAACCTTATATCCGCCTACGTGCGATTCGTCACTTAGAGAAGGGGCGTGTGGTCATCTTTGCAGGGGGGACAGGGAATCCTTTCTTCTCAACAGATACCGCTTCGGCTCTGAGAGCAGCTGAGATTGAAGCCGATGTGATCTTGATGGCTAAAAACGGTGTGGATGGGGTCTATTCTGCTGACCCTCAAGTCGATACTGATGCTATCAAGTACACCGACTTAACCTACTTAGATGTGATCAATAAGAATCTGCGTGTAATGGATTCCACGGCCTCAACCTTGAGTATGGATAATGACATTCCACTCGTCGTCTTTAACTTAAATGAACCAGGAAATATTCGCCGCGTTGTGATGGGCGAACCGATTGGTACAACTGTAAAGGGGTAG
- the frr gene encoding ribosome recycling factor: MAINTLIKDTENRMKKSEESLRGELARIRAGVANASLLSGIEVDYYGAPTPLQSIASITIPEARMLVVTPYDKSALENIEHAINASDIGIAPTNDGDKIRLVIPALTTERRQELSKLVGKDLEDAKVAVRHIRRDAIDTIKKAEKDSEITEDDQRRMEEDVQKVTDQSIARLEDIAKEKEEEILNG, from the coding sequence ATGGCAATCAATACATTAATTAAAGATACTGAAAACCGTATGAAGAAGTCTGAAGAATCCTTGCGAGGCGAACTGGCTCGGATCCGAGCTGGAGTAGCCAATGCTAGCTTACTCTCAGGCATTGAAGTGGACTACTATGGGGCGCCAACACCGCTCCAATCCATTGCTTCAATTACCATCCCAGAAGCTCGGATGTTAGTGGTAACACCTTACGACAAATCCGCTTTGGAAAATATCGAACACGCCATCAATGCTTCAGATATTGGTATTGCGCCAACAAATGATGGGGATAAGATCCGCCTTGTTATCCCTGCCTTGACCACAGAACGCCGCCAAGAGCTTTCTAAATTAGTAGGTAAGGACTTAGAAGATGCCAAGGTGGCTGTCCGTCATATCCGTCGTGATGCTATCGACACCATCAAAAAAGCGGAAAAAGATAGCGAAATTACGGAGGATGACCAACGTCGGATGGAAGAGGACGTGCAAAAGGTCACTGACCAAAGTATTGCTCGTTTAGAAGATATCGCTAAAGAAAAAGAAGAAGAAATTCTTAATGGCTAG
- a CDS encoding isoprenyl transferase, producing the protein MTLAKALNPELPLPQHVAIIMDGNGRWAEERGLKRTEGHKEGLNALKRTIVAAAKLKIKVLTVYAFSTENWARPKREVQYLMSLPHLLNQKVMPELMKNNVRVCLTGNREHVPDKTWSYIESAVKKTADNDGLILNIAFNYGSRLEIVKACQSLAKEAAEGQLDPVDIDEESFSQHLQTAFLGDLQDPDLLIRSSGEIRLSNYLLWQLAYSEFVFTDTKWPDFDEDVFYACLAEFQHRQRRFGKV; encoded by the coding sequence ATGACACTGGCGAAAGCATTAAACCCGGAACTCCCGCTTCCCCAACACGTTGCCATTATTATGGACGGTAATGGACGCTGGGCAGAAGAGCGGGGGCTGAAACGGACAGAGGGTCATAAAGAAGGACTCAATGCGCTCAAGCGGACCATTGTTGCGGCTGCTAAGTTAAAAATCAAAGTGCTAACAGTTTATGCCTTTTCAACGGAAAACTGGGCCAGGCCTAAAAGAGAAGTTCAGTACCTGATGTCGCTTCCTCATTTGCTCAATCAGAAGGTGATGCCGGAATTAATGAAGAATAATGTCCGGGTCTGCCTAACGGGAAATCGTGAACATGTCCCCGACAAAACTTGGTCTTATATTGAATCAGCTGTTAAGAAAACAGCGGATAATGATGGCTTGATCTTAAACATCGCCTTTAATTATGGCTCGCGCTTGGAGATTGTTAAAGCCTGTCAGAGCTTGGCTAAAGAGGCGGCAGAAGGCCAGCTTGATCCAGTAGACATTGATGAAGAAAGCTTCAGCCAGCACCTGCAAACGGCTTTCTTGGGTGACTTGCAAGATCCCGACCTATTAATCCGCTCGAGCGGGGAAATCCGCTTAAGCAATTACTTACTCTGGCAACTGGCCTATAGTGAATTTGTTTTTACAGATACCAAATGGCCAGACTTTGATGAAGATGTTTTCTATGCTTGCCTAGCTGAATTCCAACACCGTCAGCGTCGTTTCGGCAAAGTTTAA
- a CDS encoding phosphatidate cytidylyltransferase: MRLRTLTALVALAIFIPLLVMGGSAFELLVIAIAGITLFELLSLLAVNFFTLESFFAYLLMYLALLPQHYLDFLPEQLDQMTLFYTGVVIFLSLMVHRPERLDFSLIAKITLAALYVGRGYHFLILGREMGLLAILFVLVIIWSNDTFAYLTGRAIGRRPLAPAISPNKTIEGSIGGIVGAFLVSLIFDYFFNIYQLSFLGNLILVILLCLAGQMGDLVESSIKRQYHVKDSGKLLPGHGGFLDRFDNILFVLPIFYFLMAFF; the protein is encoded by the coding sequence ATGCGATTAAGAACTCTGACAGCTCTGGTGGCGCTGGCTATTTTTATCCCCTTACTGGTTATGGGAGGCAGTGCTTTTGAATTGTTGGTGATAGCCATAGCGGGTATCACCCTCTTTGAATTACTCAGCTTATTGGCTGTCAATTTTTTTACTTTAGAAAGTTTTTTTGCTTATTTGTTGATGTATCTGGCCTTGCTTCCCCAGCACTACCTGGATTTCTTACCTGAGCAATTGGACCAGATGACCCTTTTTTATACTGGGGTTGTTATCTTTCTTTCCCTAATGGTCCACCGACCAGAGCGCTTAGATTTTAGCCTGATTGCTAAGATAACTTTGGCTGCTCTCTACGTGGGCCGGGGCTATCATTTTTTAATTCTAGGTCGAGAAATGGGTCTTTTAGCGATTCTTTTTGTTTTGGTAATCATCTGGTCCAATGATACTTTTGCCTATTTAACGGGTCGTGCCATTGGCCGTCGTCCCTTGGCACCCGCCATTTCACCCAATAAAACGATTGAAGGCTCGATCGGGGGCATTGTTGGGGCCTTCTTGGTTTCTTTAATCTTTGACTATTTCTTTAATATTTACCAGCTCAGTTTCTTGGGGAATTTAATCTTGGTCATCCTTCTCTGCTTGGCTGGGCAAATGGGAGACTTGGTCGAGTCATCGATCAAAAGACAGTACCATGTCAAAGATTCAGGCAAGCTATTGCCGGGGCACGGGGGCTTTTTGGACCGTTTTGATAATATCTTATTTGTCCTACCCATTTTTTACTTTTTGATGGCCTTCTTTTAA
- the rseP gene encoding RIP metalloprotease RseP — MKTIITFLLIFSVIVIFHEFGHFFFAKRAGILVREFAIGMGPKLYQYQGEETTYTIRLLPIGGYVRMAGLEEMADSVEAGMQLSLTFNEAGKVSELSLAEEDLAAEALPVEVVTADLDRDLSLQAIPYGEREAQTYVIDRQADFVEADGTRLKIAPYDRQFQSASIPQRLMTNFAGPMNNFILGILAFTVLAFVQGGVPSSEAIVGEVVDGSPAQASHLQTGDQIQTINGQEVASFADMQAKVSSSEGKPLEVTYERQGQEMTTQLQPKEVDYKGQKIYQIGVGRFKDSRFLAKLTYGFKASWAMITGILTTLVGMFKNGFNINQFGGPVFMYQATGEVVNQGWIAIMSWTAMLSLNLGVVNLLPVPALDGGKILFNIIEAVLGRPVDQKVEGIINLAGAALLFILMIAVTWNDIQRLF, encoded by the coding sequence ATGAAAACCATCATTACTTTCTTACTCATATTTTCAGTTATTGTCATCTTCCACGAATTTGGTCACTTCTTTTTTGCTAAACGGGCGGGGATTCTCGTGCGTGAATTTGCGATAGGGATGGGGCCTAAGCTCTACCAGTACCAGGGCGAGGAAACCACCTATACGATCCGCCTCTTACCCATTGGGGGCTATGTTCGTATGGCAGGACTTGAGGAGATGGCGGACAGTGTGGAAGCGGGCATGCAGCTTTCTCTGACCTTTAATGAGGCGGGTAAAGTATCGGAACTTTCGCTAGCTGAAGAAGATCTTGCCGCTGAGGCCTTGCCGGTTGAAGTGGTCACTGCTGATTTAGACCGCGACCTAAGTCTTCAAGCTATTCCTTATGGGGAAAGAGAAGCTCAGACTTATGTGATTGACCGGCAAGCAGACTTTGTGGAAGCGGATGGGACCCGGCTAAAGATTGCCCCTTATGACCGGCAATTCCAGTCTGCTTCTATTCCCCAACGCTTAATGACAAATTTCGCAGGCCCCATGAATAATTTCATTTTGGGAATCCTTGCCTTTACTGTTTTAGCCTTTGTCCAAGGGGGCGTGCCCTCCTCTGAGGCTATTGTAGGTGAAGTTGTCGACGGTTCACCGGCCCAAGCGTCACATTTACAAACAGGTGATCAGATTCAGACCATTAATGGCCAGGAAGTCGCTTCCTTTGCGGACATGCAGGCCAAGGTTTCGAGTTCTGAAGGTAAGCCCTTAGAAGTGACCTATGAACGCCAGGGTCAAGAAATGACGACCCAGCTCCAACCCAAAGAAGTGGACTATAAGGGACAAAAAATCTACCAAATCGGCGTTGGCCGTTTTAAAGATAGCCGTTTCTTGGCTAAACTAACTTACGGCTTTAAGGCGAGCTGGGCCATGATTACAGGGATTCTAACTACCCTAGTAGGAATGTTTAAGAATGGCTTTAACATCAACCAATTTGGTGGGCCGGTCTTTATGTACCAAGCGACTGGTGAAGTGGTCAACCAGGGCTGGATTGCTATTATGTCTTGGACCGCTATGTTAAGCCTCAATTTAGGGGTGGTGAACCTCTTGCCTGTCCCCGCCTTGGATGGGGGGAAGATCCTCTTCAATATTATTGAAGCGGTCCTAGGTCGCCCTGTTGACCAAAAAGTCGAAGGCATTATTAACCTGGCCGGAGCAGCTTTATTATTTATATTAATGATTGCCGTGACTTGGAATGATATTCAACGTCTATTTTAA